A part of Cuculus canorus isolate bCucCan1 chromosome 23, bCucCan1.pri, whole genome shotgun sequence genomic DNA contains:
- the LOC128854344 gene encoding V-set and immunoglobulin domain-containing protein 10-like 2, with translation MGLGGSGAELRLTPANRSHAGWYACTAHNEVNNRTSEPIYLDIVYGPDEPAISVEPFSPEQGGFSAGEREDVVLSCLAPSNPPSRYIWLHNSSQVHTGQTYVISAIARTQAG, from the exons atggggctggggggctccgGAGCAGAGCTGCGCCTGACGCCTGCCAACCGGAGCCACGCTGGCTGGTACGCCTGCACCGCGCACAATGAAGTCAACAACCGCACCAGCGAGCCCATCTACCTGGACATCGTCT ACGGCCCCGACGAGCCGGCCATCAGCGTGGAGCCCTTCTCCCCCGAACAGGGGGGCTTCTCGGCAGGCGAGCGGGAGGACgtggtgctgagctgcctggctccctccaacccccccagtCGCTACATCTGGCTCCACAACAGCTCCCAGGTCCACACCGGTCAAACCTACGTCATCTCTGCCATCGCCCGGACCCAGGCTGGCTGA